The Dokdonia donghaensis DSW-1 DNA window CAAAAAATGCACAACCCACTGAGTTTACAATACGTAGTGTACGTATATCTTTAAACAAAAATGACAACAGCACAAATAAACTGGCTAGATAACCGATAATTTCGGTAGGATTAATTTCCATAATACTTGTTTTTAATTTTTTGACACTCTTAAGCTCTCATAATTTATTTCATATCACAAATCATCTAGCGCTTCAAGAACAACAATGTTATTGCATAAAAAAAGTCTCAACTTGTGATTGAGACTTTTTACTTAGTAGCGGGAACTGGACTCGAACCAGTGACCTTCGGGTTATGAGCCCGACG harbors:
- a CDS encoding YgjV family protein, coding for MEINPTEIIGYLASLFVLLSFLFKDIRTLRIVNSVGCAFFVVYGVLLSSIPVIVTNVAILLINGYYLFVKKPIN